The Pan paniscus chromosome 1, NHGRI_mPanPan1-v2.0_pri, whole genome shotgun sequence genome has a segment encoding these proteins:
- the LOC134728364 gene encoding complement factor H-related protein 3 isoform X8, with protein sequence MLLLINVILTLWVSCANGQVKPCDFPDIKHGGLFHENMRRPHFPVAVGKYYSYYCDERFETPSGSYWDYIHCTQNGWSPAVPCLRKCYFPYLENGYNQNYGKKFVQGNSTEVACHPGYRLPKAQTTVTCTEKGWSPTPRCIRVNSSEKCGPPPPISNGGTTSFLLKLYVPQSRVEYQCQSYYELQGSNYVTCSNGEWSEPPRCIHPCIITEKNMNKNNIKLKGRNDRKYYAKTGDTIEFMCKLGYNANTSILSFQAVCREGIVEYPRCE encoded by the exons TGAAGCCTTGTGATTTTCCAGACATTAAACATGGAGGTCTATTTCATGAGAATATGCGTAGACCACACTTTCCAGTAGCTGTAGGAAAATATTACTCCTATTACTGTGATGAACGTTTTGAGACTCCTTCAGGAAGTTACTGGGATTACATTCATTGCACACAAAATGGGTGGTCGCCAGCAGTACCATGTCTCA gaaaatgttattttccttatttggaaaatggATATAATCAAAATTATGGAAAAAAGTTTGTACAGGGTAACTCTACAGAAGTTGCCTGCCATCCTGGCTACCGTCTTCCAAAAGCACAGACCACAGTTACATGTACGGAGAAAGGCTGGTCTCCTACTCCCAGATGCATCCGTGTCA attcttcagAAAAGTGTGGGCCTCCTCCACCTATTAGCAATGGGGGTACCACCTCCTTTCTACTAAAATTGTATGTGCCACAGTCAAGAGTCGAGTACCAATGCCAGTCCTACTATGAACTTCAGGGTTCTAATTATGTAACATGTAGTAATGGAGAGTGGTCGGAACCACCAAGATGCATAC atCCATgtataataactgaaaaaaacatgaataaaaataacataaagttaaaaggaagaaatgacagaaaatattatGCAAAAACAGGGGATACCATTGAATTTATGTGTAAATTGGGATATAATGCAAATACATCAATTCTATCATTTCAAGCAGTGTGTCGGGAAGGGATAGTGGAATACCCCAGATGCGAATAA
- the LOC134728364 gene encoding complement factor H-related protein 3 isoform X4, producing the protein MLLLINVILTLWVSCANGQVKPCDFPDIKHGGLFHENMRRPHFPVAVGKYYSYYCDERFETPSGSYWDYIHCTQNGWSPAVPCLRKCYFPYLENGYNQNYGKKFVQGNSTEVACHPGYRLPKAQTTVTCTEKGWSPTPRCIRVRTCSKSDIEIENGFISESSSIYILNKEIQYKCKPGYATADGNSSGSITCLQNGWSTQPICINSSEKCGPPPPISNGGTTSFLLKLYVPQSRVEYQCQSYYELQGSNYVTCSNGEWSEPPRCIHPCIITEKNMNKNNIKLKGRNDRKYYAKTGDTIEFMCKLGYNANTSILSFQAVCREGIVEYPRCE; encoded by the exons TGAAGCCTTGTGATTTTCCAGACATTAAACATGGAGGTCTATTTCATGAGAATATGCGTAGACCACACTTTCCAGTAGCTGTAGGAAAATATTACTCCTATTACTGTGATGAACGTTTTGAGACTCCTTCAGGAAGTTACTGGGATTACATTCATTGCACACAAAATGGGTGGTCGCCAGCAGTACCATGTCTCA gaaaatgttattttccttatttggaaaatggATATAATCAAAATTATGGAAAAAAGTTTGTACAGGGTAACTCTACAGAAGTTGCCTGCCATCCTGGCTACCGTCTTCCAAAAGCACAGACCACAGTTACATGTACGGAGAAAGGCTGGTCTCCTACTCCCAGATGCATCCGTGTCA gaACATGCTCAAAATCAGATATAGAAATTGAAAATGGATTCATTTCTGAATCTTcctctatttacattttaaataaagaaatacaatataaatgtaaaCCAGGATATGCAACAGCAGATGGAAATTCTTCAGGATCAATTACATGTTTGCAAAATGGATGGTCAACACAACCAATTTGCATTA attcttcagAAAAGTGTGGGCCTCCTCCACCTATTAGCAATGGGGGTACCACCTCCTTTCTACTAAAATTGTATGTGCCACAGTCAAGAGTCGAGTACCAATGCCAGTCCTACTATGAACTTCAGGGTTCTAATTATGTAACATGTAGTAATGGAGAGTGGTCGGAACCACCAAGATGCATAC atCCATgtataataactgaaaaaaacatgaataaaaataacataaagttaaaaggaagaaatgacagaaaatattatGCAAAAACAGGGGATACCATTGAATTTATGTGTAAATTGGGATATAATGCAAATACATCAATTCTATCATTTCAAGCAGTGTGTCGGGAAGGGATAGTGGAATACCCCAGATGCGAATAA
- the LOC134728364 gene encoding complement factor H-related protein 4 isoform X5 yields MLLLINVILTLWVSCANGQEVKPCDFPDIKHGGLFHENMRRPHFPVAVGKYYSYYCDERFETPSGSYWDYIHCTQNGWSPAVPCLRTCSKSDIEIENGFISESSSIYILNKEIQYKCKPGYATADGNSSGSITCLQNGWSTQPICIKFCDMPVFENSRAKSNGVRFKLHDTLDYECYDGYEISYGNTTGSIVCGEDGWSHLPTCYNSSEKCGPPPPISNGGTTSFLLKLYVPQSRVEYQCQSYYELQGSNYVTCSNGEWSEPPRCIHPCIITEKNMNKNNIKLKGRNDRKYYAKTGDTIEFMCKLGYNANTSILSFQAVCREGIVEYPRCE; encoded by the exons AGG TGAAGCCTTGTGATTTTCCAGACATTAAACATGGAGGTCTATTTCATGAGAATATGCGTAGACCACACTTTCCAGTAGCTGTAGGAAAATATTACTCCTATTACTGTGATGAACGTTTTGAGACTCCTTCAGGAAGTTACTGGGATTACATTCATTGCACACAAAATGGGTGGTCGCCAGCAGTACCATGTCTCA gaACATGCTCAAAATCAGATATAGAAATTGAAAATGGATTCATTTCTGAATCTTcctctatttacattttaaataaagaaatacaatataaatgtaaaCCAGGATATGCAACAGCAGATGGAAATTCTTCAGGATCAATTACATGTTTGCAAAATGGATGGTCAACACAACCAATTTGCATTA aattttGTGATATGCCTGTTTTTGAGAATTCCAGAGCCAAGAGTAATGGCGTGCGGTTTAAGCTCCATGACACATTGGACTACGAATGCTACGATGGATATGAAATCAGTTATGGAAACACCACAGGTTCCATAGTGTGTGGTGAAGATGGGTGGTCCCATTTGCCAACATGTTATA attcttcagAAAAGTGTGGGCCTCCTCCACCTATTAGCAATGGGGGTACCACCTCCTTTCTACTAAAATTGTATGTGCCACAGTCAAGAGTCGAGTACCAATGCCAGTCCTACTATGAACTTCAGGGTTCTAATTATGTAACATGTAGTAATGGAGAGTGGTCGGAACCACCAAGATGCATAC atCCATgtataataactgaaaaaaacatgaataaaaataacataaagttaaaaggaagaaatgacagaaaatattatGCAAAAACAGGGGATACCATTGAATTTATGTGTAAATTGGGATATAATGCAAATACATCAATTCTATCATTTCAAGCAGTGTGTCGGGAAGGGATAGTGGAATACCCCAGATGCGAATAA